TAATGATACTTTTGATGTAAAGTTGcgttaaaagtccattaaaagtgccaactttgctgCAAGTGTAGAAATTTatgaaataatgcaaagttggcacttttaatggactttcaaagCAACTTCtggagcaactttgcattaaacagtgtcattatttacagagtgacacttcatgacagcaGACATtaataaagactccttcatgttcgtGACAGATGCTATGTCAAGTTTATGAGTGTCATGTCAGCTTTATGCACatcccgtcaaataaagtgttaccataaAACCAAGTAATAAAGAACCATTGAAAGCTCAGAAGCAGATTTGTGAGGAAATAAGATGTTGATTAGAGAAAAAATGGATTAATGTTTCAACATATAATATTTCCAATAAAATGGTCCTTTTATCAATAGGAGCATACATTGTGTCACACAACATATAGTCAAAAGTACTGGGTCTGGACAGAGAGCACTGAATACCAAATGCAAATATATTCCATCTTACACCATGGCATATActgtaaatagaaaataaacatggtTCAGTGTAAAATAAAGGGGAGGATTGTAACCATGTTACTGGTCTGATGACATTTTGCCATGTGATACATTAGGTGAGAGCCAAATGAGTACATAGTACATAAATCAGCAGTGAGATGAAGGAAACACTACAGAGCAGGATTTCCCCACATGGAGATCCTAACATGCTTTTAGCAGCAGGGTACCTGGATAGCTGAAGGTTCTTTAAAGGGTTTTTGGAGAGTAAACTTTGTGTAAAAACTGGAATATGACAACATTTTCAGATTGATGTTCtactaattttaaatattctgcaaaATGTCTTTTGTCTCACAGCCTCGGTCTAACATTTCTGTTGAGTTTGATGATGTTGGGTTACTGGAAAGAATGACCACCTTTGCTCTGTCCACAATCCCATCCTGTGTGTTTCTCTTTATTAATGGAACCATTTTGTTCACTCTGAGGAGTAAATCTGTTTTTCGTGAAACCTGTCGGTATATTCTCCTGTTTAACCTCTTAATAGCAGATACTGCACAGTTAGCAGTATGTCAGGTACTGTTTCTACTTTCTGTTTGCAGAATTACACTAACATATCCTGTATGTGGCATGCTAACTGTTTTTGCCAATATCACAAATGTAATCTCTCCTCTAACGCTGATGGTGATGTCTCTGGAGCGGTGTGTAGCTGTGTGTTTCCCTTTGAGACATGCTATGATTGTCACCATCAGAAACACGAGGCTGGCAATTATTGCCGCTTGGACTTCCAGTTCATTACATAATATCTTTCGCGTTATTTTGCTGTTAGATTTTCCTTTTGAAGACCTAGACAGTCTGCAAATGAAAGATTTGTGTTCTGAAATCACAATGCTACTTGGATCCAGGTCTAAAATGTATGATAATGCTTTCactggttttctttttgcttcagcagccattgtaatCATTTCTTCCTATGTTGGTGTAATAATAGCAGCCAGGTCAGCATCTACAGGAAAGGCTTCAGCCCTGAAGGCTCGTAATACATTGATGCTACATTTGGTGCAATTATGCCTCAGTTTGTCCTCAACTATTTACAACCCAATGCTTATAGCTCTTAtaaaaattgttcaaactgtAGTGTTTATACGATTACACAAGTTTCTTTatgtattaataattttattcccCAAGTGTTTGAGTTCTTTAATTTATGGAATTAGAGATCAAACTATCAGACCTATTCTTCTGGCCCATCTAGGTTGCCAACTAAAACTTAAAACTGTTGCAGTCAGTGGTTGAAAGTTCAGCTTCTGTCAAGGTCTTCATAACTGTGAAAGAAACTAAGCCACTTCCATAATTATCAGCTTTATTAGTGTCTTAAATATAGTGAAAATTttgttagttatttttaatgcattgtTTTGCTGTTGTGAAGAATCCATATTATCAACGAGACCACAAATAAGACTGGGATGAATCTGCAAACACGGCACCGTCTAACAGATCATGACATTAATAAAAGTACATGTGTTGTAACAAATATCTGACCAAACCTTTTATGTTTACActgaattcaaatgaaaaactttctATGTATGTTTATGTCTGCAAATAAAGGACAAacatgaattttaattttaaggaaTCCTTTCATTgtctttatttcacaaaaaagtaGATTGACAGACCGCACACAACCGAATGATCACTTCTACTAAAGAACTCAAATCTCCACCTGTTCCTCATCAGGAGCCTAAACGAGGAGTTGATCCATGAGACCAGATGGTTAACACCATTTGTCTTGAAAAGAGGCCCTCTCAGTGTTCACTGTGTACTGCTGAAATTACCAGTAGTTCTTACCTGTGCAGTTTGTATCCCCCTTGCAGTCCTTTGTCCCGTGAATGAGTCATTCCTGAACTGCTGCTCGCCTTCCCGTCTCCTTCTACAGTTCTGATTTTCACTTCCTGACTTACCTGTCAGTCCCATCGTAACTTCTCCAACAGTCCTCCTGAAAACACTTACCTGGAGTCCTACCTGATAAAATACCTACCTGTCCACCAACACGACTTCCAGCTATGGAATGCTCTCATggagatataaaaaaatatctatggGTTAGAATATTGAAACTTtgggcatgctgtggtggcgtaggggatagagcgacccacgtttggaggccttgagtcctggacgcggccgtcgcgggttcgattccctgaCCCATGACATTTGCCTGTCTTCCCCCGTCTCCtttcccctttcctgtcagcctactttcatataagggactctagcgcccacaaaaagacccctggaggggagaaaaaaaaaagaatattgaaACTTTAATATGAAATAGAGTGACCGTATTGAATGACCCACTAATAGATTCACAAATAAACCTAGTGTTAATAAACATTCATTTGCAGTTACACTCCACTAATATGATTAaacaaaatatgacttaaaaatattatgtaaaaagaaattccTTAAATCTAAGAAAGAGTTTGAAAGAGGGTAAAAGAATGAAGAAATTTGAGCCCATTAGTTTCTTCACAGAACagtgaataaaacagaacaaaaaacaagaaaatgtggTAAAATGTACCATCTAAATGTAATGGTCACTACAAGGCGTTATAACAAGGTGTTCGGTATagagtttacttttttatacaatatgtTGCATTTCTGTATTATTCTCCAACTGGGGCacatacagcaaaaataaaacatttaagcaatttaatatgtttttaaatttatcagATTGATTTACACTGAAATTCTTCTGATATGTAGTCATAAGAACCTGAATAACAAAGTGGTATGGTCACATGCTTGGATGTGACGTGTCAGGAAAATTAGATGAGAACACAAcacatatattaaatatgaagCTAAGCAGCAAACCCTGCAGACTGCCTCTGCCTACAGTCCACAATCTAGATGCACAAGTGACGTGTCTTGGTGATTTTCTTCAGCATTTCTATGTTTAAAGACTAATATAATAACTATATAatataactatatatatatactgctcaaaaaaataaagggaacactttaagtgttaaacacctgtttaagtgttccctttatttttttgagcagtgtatataactatatataataatacataatattaataactaataatatGTTGAAATAATCTAAATGACATTTTGGAAAGCATTGACTTTTGgatgttttaaattttctgtaCCATGTCCTATGTCTCTCAGTCTAACATCTCTGTTGGGCTGCAATATCAGGAGTTTCTGGAAAGAGTGATCACTTTCACTCTTTGTACCATCCCATCCTGTGTGTTTCTCTTCATTAATGGAACCATGTTGTTCACTCTGAGGAGTAAACCTGTTTTTCGTGACACCTGTCGGTATATTCTCCTGTTTAACCTCTTAATAGCAGATACTGCGCAGTTAGCAGTATGTCAGGTTCTGTTTCTAATTTCTGTTTGCAGAATTACACTAACATATCCTGTTTGTGGCATGCTAACTGTTTTTGCCAGTATCACAAGTGTAACCTCTCCTCTAACGCTGATGGTGATGTCTCTGGAGCGGTGTGTAGCTGTGTGTTTCCCTTTGAGACATGCTATGATTGTCACCATCAAAAACACGAGGCTGGCAATTATTGCAGTTTGGACTTCCGGTTCTTTACATAATATCTTTCGCGTTATTTTGCTGTTagattttccttttaaagatCTAGACAGTCTACAAATGACAAATTTATGCAATGAATTCAATATGCAGCTTGGATCCAGGTCTAAAATGTATGATGTTGCTTTCACTGGTATCCTTTTTgcttcagcagccattgtaatCATTTCTTCCTATGTTGGTGTAATAATAGCAGCCAGGTCAGCATCTACAGGGACAGCTTCAGCTCTGAAGGCTCGTAATACATTGATGCTACATTTGGTGCAATTATGCCTCAGTTTGTCCTCAACTACTTACAACTCAATGCTTATAGCTCTTAtaaaaattgttcaaactgtAGTGTTTATACGATTACACAAGTTTCTGTATATATTAATGATTATATTCCCCAGATGCTTGAGTTCTTTAATTTATGGCCTTAGAGATCATACTATCAGACCTATTCTTCTGTCCCATTTAAACTATCAACTAAAACATAAAGCTGTTGCAGTCAGTGGTTGAAAAGCTTAGCTTCTGTCAAACACTTCATGAGTGAAAGAGGTACacaatttttatgtctgaaaTATAGGAACAATTATGTTAAACGTTTTTTAAGACCAATAAGTCatacttcaattttttttctgttgtggaGAATCCATATAAGCAAAGACCCACTAATAACGGGATTAATGTGGGAGAAAGCAGATGAATATGAAGACTTAAAATTGTCTAACATATaatgacatttataaaacaaaggaaGTCTGTTGAAACAAATGTCATCTGGCAAAAATCCTGAAGTTATTTAACTTTGTCAACTGAATTGAAATAACTTTTGTATGTATGTGTAATTATGTGtaatcataaaaaattaaagcacaAGGAACTTTATCTAAAAAAGTCCATCTGTTTCATGTCACTGTATCAAAGGTAAGGTGACAGAAAGCTGCATGTTGAATTTTCACCTCTACCAGAAAGTTTTCCAAGACTAAATAAGACCCTGTACTAACCTGTTAATTGTTGAAAAATGTGATGAGGAAAGGTGACAACTGACACATAACAGATGTGTCTGATTTTGAACAGATTCTTTTGCCACTAAAACTGTCATTGTATGAATAGGAGTACATGTTGTGTCACATAACATGTTGTCAAAAGTATTGAGTCATCCCTCCAAATTGTGTTCTGGTGTTGCAGTCACTTCCATGGCTACAGGTGTGTACAATACAGCTCCCAGGCCTTTAAGTTCCTACTATAAGCATTTAAATTGCACCATGGTACCA
This region of Xiphophorus hellerii strain 12219 chromosome 11, Xiphophorus_hellerii-4.1, whole genome shotgun sequence genomic DNA includes:
- the LOC116728700 gene encoding odorant receptor 131-2-like; the encoded protein is MSFVSQPRSNISVEFDDVGLLERMTTFALSTIPSCVFLFINGTILFTLRSKSVFRETCRYILLFNLLIADTAQLAVCQVLFLLSVCRITLTYPVCGMLTVFANITNVISPLTLMVMSLERCVAVCFPLRHAMIVTIRNTRLAIIAAWTSSSLHNIFRVILLLDFPFEDLDSLQMKDLCSEITMLLGSRSKMYDNAFTGFLFASAAIVIISSYVGVIIAARSASTGKASALKARNTLMLHLVQLCLSLSSTIYNPMLIALIKIVQTVVFIRLHKFLYVLIILFPKCLSSLIYGIRDQTIRPILLAHLGCQLKLKTVAVSG
- the LOC116728799 gene encoding odorant receptor 131-2-like; translation: MSYVSQSNISVGLQYQEFLERVITFTLCTIPSCVFLFINGTMLFTLRSKPVFRDTCRYILLFNLLIADTAQLAVCQVLFLISVCRITLTYPVCGMLTVFASITSVTSPLTLMVMSLERCVAVCFPLRHAMIVTIKNTRLAIIAVWTSGSLHNIFRVILLLDFPFKDLDSLQMTNLCNEFNMQLGSRSKMYDVAFTGILFASAAIVIISSYVGVIIAARSASTGTASALKARNTLMLHLVQLCLSLSSTTYNSMLIALIKIVQTVVFIRLHKFLYILMIIFPRCLSSLIYGLRDHTIRPILLSHLNYQLKHKAVAVSG